The following proteins come from a genomic window of Musa acuminata AAA Group cultivar baxijiao chromosome BXJ1-7, Cavendish_Baxijiao_AAA, whole genome shotgun sequence:
- the LOC135680047 gene encoding uncharacterized protein LOC135680047, whose protein sequence is MEQFRQIGEALGSIKALMVFRDELRVNQRQCCLLVDAFDLAYHGIAEEMRSHLRFDEKLIKWKALEPPLKELHRIFREGEQYIKQCLEARDWWGKAVALGQNADCVEFHIHDLLWCIPVVVEAIENVGEITGTDQEEIYRKKFVFSKKYEKDWLEPKLFQLKLGKPYLVSQELCSRMDTAWKEDRWILSERIAEKRSPGSKPLTKQENRLAELLVSPNGKLFPCSLLTGSSDYQVRRRFGSGNNYKEVQWLGESFSVKHVIGEIEPLMSEISLLSSITHPNVVRYMYSFVDEEKKESFMVMELMSKDLCSYINEISSTRRKVPFPLLVAVDTMHQIARGMEYLHGKNIYHGDLNPSNILVKTRHSSPDGYLHVKVTGFGLSPVKNSKPSANQAPATNPCIWYAPEVLLEQETSGESGSASKCTEKADVYSFSMLCFELLTGKIPFEDDHLQGDKMSKNIRAGARPLFPFHSPKFLTNLTKRCWHADPSQRPSFSSICRVLRYIKRFLVMNPDHSQPDAPMPPVDYFDLETSLSKKFASWARKDTPRVSEIPFQMYAYRVVEREKTSANVKDKCSDSGSEVASLCGDENVFSITPPDDAVSTSVNTAKSSSQNSADAKNKSSAKKANGKSNKQTGQHQKLGSTRPPHLSMFGRNLRTNPGSRIQPIMMSPRRRATGHASDSELT, encoded by the exons ATGGAGCAATTCCGGCAGATCGGTGAAGCTCTAGGAAGCATCAAGGCTCTGATGGTGTTCCGCGACGAGTTGCGCGTCAACCAGCGCCAGTGTTGCTTGCTCGTGGATGCCTTCGACCTCGCCTATCACGGCATAGCGGAGGAGATGAGAAGCCACCTAAGGTTCGACGAGAAGCTCATCAAGTGGAAAGCCCTCGAGCCGCCTCTCAAGGAGCTCCACCGGATATTCCGAGAGGGGGAGCAATACATCAAACAGTGCTTGGAGGCCAGGGACTGGTGGGGGAAAGCCGTAGCCCTCGGCCAGAACGCCGACTGCGTCGAGTTCCACATCCACGACCTGCTATGGTGCATCCCCGTCGTGGTAGAGGCGATCGAGAACGTCGGGGAGATCACGGGAACCGACCAAGAAGAGATATACAGGAAAAAGTTTGTCTTCTCCAAGAAGTATGAGAAGGACTGGTTGGAGCCCAAGCTGTTTCAGCTCAAGCTGGGAAAGCCGTACTTGGTCTCGCAAGAACTGTGCAGCAGGATGGACACGGCATGGAAGGAAGATCGATGGATCCTATCGGAGAGGATAGCCGAGAAGCGAAGCCCTGGATCGAAGCCCCTGACGAAGCAAGAGAACCGGCTCGCTGAGCTCCTGGTGTCTCCCAACGGGAAACTCTTCCCCTGCTCGCTTCTCACCGGATCCAGCGACTACCAGGTCAGAAGAAGATTTGGGTCTGGAAACAACTACAAGGAAGTGCAGTGGTTGGGCGAGAGCTTCTCCGTGAAGCATGTCATCGGTGAGATTGAGCCACTGATGAGTGAGATATCTCTCCTCTCGTCCATCACGCACCCGAACGTCGTGCGCTACATGTACTCGTTTGTCgacgaagagaagaaagagagctTCATGGTGATGGAGTTGATGAGCAAGGATCTCTGCAGCTACATCAACGAGATCTCTTCCACGAGGAGAAAGGTCCCCTTCCCTCTGCTGGTGGCGGTGGACACGATGCACCAAATCGCGAGGGGAATGGAGTATCTTCACGGTAAGAACATATACCACGGCGACTTGAATCCTTCGAACATATTGGTCAAGACAAGACACTCTTCGCCGGATGGGTATCTGCACGTAAAAGTGACCGGCTTTGGTCTGTCGCCGGTGAAGAACTCCAAACCTTCGGCAAACCAAGCACCTGCCACCAACCCATGCATCTGGTATGCCCCGGAAGTGCTCCTGGAGCAGGAGACGTCGGGGGAGAGCGGTAGCGCATCGAAGTGCACGGAGAAGGCAGACGTCTACAGCTTTTCGATGTTATGCTTCGAGCTGTTGACGGGGAAAATCCCCTTCGAGGACGATCATCTCCAAGGGGATAAGATGAGCAAGAACATAAGAGCCGGTGCAAGGCCGCTGTTCCCGTTTCACTCTCCCAAGTTCCTCACCAACCTCACAAAGAGATGTTGGCACGCCGATCCCTCTCAGCGACCCAGCTTCTCTTCCATCTGCAGAGTGCTTCGGTACATCAAAAGGTTCCTAGTCATGAACCCAGATCACAGCCAGCCTGATGCACCGATGCCACCAGTGGATTACTTCGACCTCGAAACCAGTCTGTCCAAGAAATTCGCAAGCTGGGCAAGGAAGGACACTCCCCGCGTCTCAGAAATCCCCTTTCAAATGTATGCCTACAGGGTCGTGGAAAGGGAGAAGACGAGTGCCAACGTCAAGGACAAGTGCTCGGATTCGGGGAGCGAAGTAGCGTCGCTTTGCGGCGATGAGAACGTGTTTAGCATAACTCCCCCAGATGACGCGGTGTCTACCTCTGTGAACACCGCAAAGTCGTCGTCTCAGAATTCTGCTGATGCCAAGAACAAGTCCTCCGCCAAGAAAGCAAATGGCAAGTCCAACAAGCAAACAG GGCAACATCAAAAACTAGGAAGCACGAGACCACCGCACCTTTCAATGTTTGGGCGCAACCTCAGGACGAACCCTGGGAGCCGAATTCAACCAATCATGATGAGTCCAAGGAGGAGGGCAACAGGGCATGCCTCGGATTCCGAGCTGACATAG